A segment of the bacterium genome:
GCACAGCTTCGGGATGTCCTCGCGGCGCTCCCGCAGCGGCGGGACGACGATGTTGAAGACGTTCAGACGATAGTAGAGATCTTCGCGGAACGCCTTCGCCTCCACCCGTCCTTTCAGGTCCTGGTTCGTCGCCGCGATGATCCGGACGTCCGCGCGGACCACCTGCGACCCGCCGACCCGCGTGACCTCCTTCTGCTCGATGGCGCGCAGGAGCTTCGACTGGATCGCCGGGGACACGTCCCCGACCTCGTCGAGGAAGAGCGTCCCCCCCTCGGCGCTCTCGAACTTCCCGGCCCGGGAGGCGGTCGCCCCCGTGAACGCCCCCTTCTCGTGGCCGAAAAGCTCGGATTCGAGGAGCGTCTCCGGGATCGCGGCGCAGTTCAGCGGGAGGAACGGCCGGTCGGCGCGGGGGCTCAGGCCGTGGACCCCCCGGGCGACCAGCTCCTTCCCCGTGCCGCTCTCCCCGGTGATCAGGACGTTCATGCGGGTCGGGGCGACCAGCCGGATCTTCCGCAGGACCTCGTCCATCGCGCGGGAGGATCCGACGATTCCCTCGATCCCGTGCGGCCGGCCGGACTCCTCGCGCAGCCGCTCGATCTCCCGGCGCATTCCGCGCTCTTTCAGCGCCTTGAAGACGGCGGCCCGCAGGCGGGGAATCTCCACGGGCTTCAGGAGGAAATCCGAGGCGCCGGCGCGGACCGCCTCGATCGCCCCATCGACGGTGCCGTAGGCCGTCAGGATGACCACCGGGACGTCCGGGATCTTCCTCGTGACGTGCCGCAGCACCTCGAGGCCGGTCAGGCCGGGCATCCGCAGGTCGGTGACGACGACGTCGCCCCCCTCGGCTTCGACGCGCGCCAATCCCTCCCGCGGGTCGGCGAAGGGGAAGACGTCGAACCCGTCGCGGCGCAGGGAGGTCACCACGCTTTGCAGGCTGTCGGCGTCGTCGTCGAAGACGAAGACGCGGCCCTTCTCCTTCTGGATCACCGGCCCCCTCCCTGCGGCAGCGCGAGCGGCAGGCGGCCGGGGAACATCGCCCGGAACTGCTCCTCGAACAGGAGCGCGACGGTCATCGTGGTCCCCTGCCCCTCCCGGCTGCGGACGTAGATCGCCCCCCCGTGCTGCCGCACGATCTGCCGGACGATCGGAAGCCCCAGGCCGCTCCCGTTCTTCCGGGTGGTGTAGAAGAGACGGAAGATGCTGCGGCGGTCGGAGGGCGGGATCCCTCGGCCGTTGTCGCGGATCCGCACGAAGGGCCGCCCCGCGCACACGCCGGTGGTCACGCGGATCTCCTTCTCCTCCTTGTCCATCGCCTCCTGCGCGTTCAGCAGCAGGTTCAGCAGCGCCTGCTTCAGCAGCTTCTCGTCGGCCAGGATCGGCAGGGGCGTGGGGTGGAGCTTCACCTTGAGGGTGACTCCCCGGTACGAGAGTTCCACCTCGAGGAACCGGAGCGTCTCCGACACGATCCGGTTGAGGTCGACCAGGGCAAGTTCGGCGGCCGGGGGCCGCGCGAAGCGAAGAAAGCCCGAGAGCGTGTCGTTCAGCCGCTGCGTGACCTTGAGGTTGGCGCGTGCGAGCGAAAGGAGGTCCCCCTTCTGCGGGACACCCTCCTCCGGCAATTCCGAGAGCATCTCCTCGAGGAGCTG
Coding sequences within it:
- a CDS encoding sigma-54 dependent transcriptional regulator, whose amino-acid sequence is MIQKEKGRVFVFDDDADSLQSVVTSLRRDGFDVFPFADPREGLARVEAEGGDVVVTDLRMPGLTGLEVLRHVTRKIPDVPVVILTAYGTVDGAIEAVRAGASDFLLKPVEIPRLRAAVFKALKERGMRREIERLREESGRPHGIEGIVGSSRAMDEVLRKIRLVAPTRMNVLITGESGTGKELVARGVHGLSPRADRPFLPLNCAAIPETLLESELFGHEKGAFTGATASRAGKFESAEGGTLFLDEVGDVSPAIQSKLLRAIEQKEVTRVGGSQVVRADVRIIAATNQDLKGRVEAKAFREDLYYRLNVFNIVVPPLRERREDIPKLCDHFLALIGKENGHPPKRLSPTALKSLLACRWPGNVRQLRNALETATLISQGESIEPGDLPTEVTQAVLPPTAADPIPLPASRTLGELERDAIRAALVQTGGNKTLAAKHLGIGLRTLHRKVKEYGIG